The following are encoded in a window of Arachis duranensis cultivar V14167 unplaced genomic scaffold, aradu.V14167.gnm2.J7QH unplaced_Scaffold_165934, whole genome shotgun sequence genomic DNA:
- the LOC107477709 gene encoding LOW QUALITY PROTEIN: probable galacturonosyltransferase 15 (The sequence of the model RefSeq protein was modified relative to this genomic sequence to represent the inferred CDS: inserted 2 bases in 1 codon) — translation MKFSISAKGIKRLTISSGAGAGGGAAEDVSLKIPSKPASGRRITARTAIPAALVLGTLLPFLFVRIAIFVLESASVRSSFDCGGWRFFSGADRSLKLRDELTRALMEANEGNDDIGAESFNELVKEFTSKQDLKTFAFKTKAMLFQMERKAQYWHLASQGIPKSLHCLSLNLVEEYAVNAIARSRLPSPEYATRLIDPNFRHLVLLTDNVLAASVVVASAVRNSANPEKLVFHIVTNKETYTPMHAWFSTNSIESAVVEVRGLHQYDWSAEVNAGIKDMLDINHLIWKHYHSKEKDLNHSQDHNRYLDTLRPSSRSLMNHLIIYLPKLFPDLKKIVFLDDDVVVQQDISSLWELDLNGKVXXXXSWCGNGCCSAGTKYMDYLNFSHPLISSSFNGDRCTWLYGMNIFDLEAWRNTNITEIYHHWLKLNLKSGLELWNPGLLPPALIAFEGQVHSINSSMLVTDLGHRRGSAEISRERVEAAAVIHFAGPAKPWLEISFPEVRSLWSRYVNFSNKFTRRCGIITG, via the exons ATGAAGTTCTCTATATCTGCCAAGGGAATAAAGAGACTCACGATATCGAGCGGCGCCGGTGCCGGTGGCGGCGCGGCAGAAGATGTATCGCTGAAGATTCCGTCGAAGCCAGCCTCCGGTCGCCGGATTACTGCACGGACGGCGATTCCGGCGGCGCTGGTGCTCGGAACATTGTTGCCGTTTTTGTTTGTCAGAATCGCAATCTTTGTTCTCGAATCAGCTTCGGTTCGCTCTTCTTTCG ACTGTGGAGGATGGAGGTTCTTCAGTGGAGCTGACAGGTCATTG AAACTAAGAGATGAGCTTACCAGAGCACTAATGGAGGCAAATGAGGGTAATGATGATATAGGAGCTGAGTCATTCAATGAACTTGTGAAAGAGTTTACCTCAAAACAAGACCTTAAGACTTTTGCTTTCAAGACCAAAGCCATG TTGTTTCAGATGGAACGCAAAGCGCAGTACTGGCATCTTGCTTCACAGGGTATTCCCAAAAGTCTCCATTGTCTTAGTTTGAATTTAGTTGAAGAGTATGCTGTAAATGCCATTGCTCGCTCTCGTCTACCTTCTCCCGAATACGCGACTCGCCTCATCGATCCTAATTTTCGCCACCTGGTTCTCCTAACTGACAATGTCCTTGCTGCCTCTGTTGTTGTGGCCTCTGCAGTTCGAAATTCAGCCAACCCAGAAAAACTAGTCTTTCACATTGTTACTAACAAGGAAACTTATACTCCAATGCATGCTTGGTTTTCTACCAATTCAATTGAATCAGCAGTTGTGGAAGTAAGGGGATTGCACCAATATGATTGGTCTGCAGAAGTAAATGCTGGTATTAAAGATATGCTGGATATTAATCACTTAATTTGGAAGCATTATCATAGTAAAGAGAAAGACCTCAACCATAGTCAAGATCATAACAGATATTTGGACACTTTAAGGCCTAGCAGCCGTTCATTGATGAATCATCTCATCATTTACCTCCCTAAG CTgtttccagatctcaagaagATAGTATTTCTGGATGATGATGTTGTAGTGCAACAAGACATATCTTCTTTGTGGGAACTAGATCTTAATGGTAAAGT ANNNNNNNNNTCATGGTGTGGAAATGGTTGCTGCTCTGCTGGGACTAAATACATGGACTACTTAAACTTTTCACATCCTCTCATTTCATCAAGCTTCAACGGCGACCGTTGTACATGGCTGTATGGCATGAATATATTTGATCTTGAAGCTTGGAGGAACACAAATATCACTGAGATTTACCATCATTGGTTGAAACTT AACCTGAAGTCTGGATTGGAATTGTGGAATCCAGGATTGCTTCCTCCTGCATTGATTGCATTTGAGGGTCAAGTACATTCTATAAACTCATCAATGCTTGTGACTGATTTAGGCCATCGCCGTGGCTCTGCCGAAATCAGCAGAGAAAGAGTGGAAGCTGCCGCAGTTATTCATTTCGCCGGCCCTGCAAAACCATGGCTTGAAATTAGTTTCCCAGAGGTTCGAAGTTTATGGAGTCGATATGTAAATTTCTCTAATAAATTTACTAGGAGATGTGGAATAATTACAGGCTGA
- the LOC107478606 gene encoding protein MAIN-LIKE 1-like, which translates to MLAALVERWRPETHTFVLSIGEVTVTLEDVAHIFGLPIDGEPVSGWTDSSSDFVQSQGIAIFGREPSVSHNAKSYIKLGWVRRIRDAELLDTEESIRRYVRCHIFCLLGSTLFTDKSTAYAHAKYLPLLCDFERIRTYS; encoded by the coding sequence ATGTTAGCTGCCCTGGTTGAAAGGTGGAGGCCTGAAACCCACACCTTTGTATTGTCGATCGGTGAGGTTACAGTGACATTAGAGGATGTCGCTCATATATTCGGCCTACCCATTGATGGAGAGCCTGTCAGTGGATGGACAGATAGTAGTAGCGACTTCGTTCAAAGTCAGGGCATAGCGATATTCGGTCGTGAGCCATCAGTCAGTCATAATGCGAAGTCCTATATAAAGCTGGGTTGGGTTCGACGTATTAGAGACGCAGAGCTGTTGGACACTGAGGAGTCCATCAGGCGATACGTCAGATGTCATATCTTCTGTTTGTTAGGGTCGACTCTATTCACGGACAAGTCGACCGCATATGCCCATGCGAAATATCTACCATTGCTTTGCGATTTCGAGCGGATCCGTACTTATAGTTAG
- the LOC127743848 gene encoding uncharacterized protein LOC127743848 gives MDPTQNSEQFRMNQSNSFQGLDPQELQEELYGTRQGEMSVTQYFTKLKSLWEEFDDFRPNPPCNCKSVCTCGLREMRKYRMENHVTRFLRGLNEQFVNVRTQVMLMEPLPDLKAVFSMMTRQERQNQTMDDTINPKILLHSTNFFNTAVTSQGRGRGKGRGGRFQGSGRGQTKRDRMQSSYCGKGGYTVDVCYKKHGSPILDRNLNLNGGLGAVNFSAKINGDGIDDSGCVEENGTSNVDFTPEQKSPLLALLNKGEAKQIHSANQITTLE, from the exons ATGGATCCAACTCAAAATTCAGAGCAATTTCGAATGAACCAAAGCAATTCCTTCCAAGGCCTCGATCCTCAAG AACTGCAGGAGGAGCTATATGGAACAAGACAAGGAGAAATGAGCGTGACACAATACTTCACAAAGCTGAAGTCACTATGGGAAGAATTTGATGATTTCAGGCCAAATCCACCCTGCAATTGTAAATCTGTGTGTACTTGTGGATTAAGAGAAATGCGAAAGTATAGAATGGAAAATCATGTAACTAGATTCCTAAGAGGACTTAATGAACAGTTTGTGAATGTTAGAACTCAGGTCATGCTAATGGAGCCACTGCCAGATTTAAAGGCTGTGTTTTCCATGATGACTAGACAAGAAAGACAAAACCAGACAATGGATGATACCATAAATCCCAAGATCTTGTTACACTCTACCAATTTCTTCAACACTGCTGTGACCTCACAAGGCAGAGGGAGAGGAAAAGGTAGAGGAGGTAGATTCCAAGGCTCTGGAAGAGGACAAACGAAAAGAGATAGAATGCAGAGTTCATACTGTGGTAAAGGAGGCTACACAGTGGATGTATGTTACAAGAAACATGGTTCCCCCATCTTAGACAGAAATCTGAACTTGAACGGAGGTTTGGGAGCAGTGAATTTCAGTGCTAAAATAAATGGCGATGGCATTGACGATTCTGGCTGTGTGGAAGAAaatggaacttccaatgttgACTTTACTCCAGAGCAAAAATCACCCCTACTAGCTTTACTCAACAAAGGAGAGGCAAAGCAGATCCACAGTGCTAACCAAATCACAACCCTAGAATAA
- the LOC127743849 gene encoding protodermal factor 1-like: MENQAFAVTMYPRLIAEKIHACFWSNHPGLIFGVLGWWGTLGNAFGVTSIPGMSSGITLPQALSNTRKDGIGALLREGTASYLNSLVNHKFPYTTSQVRDQFAASITSNKAAAAQAQLFKMANEGRTKPNF, from the exons ATGGAAAACCAAGCTTTTGCGGTCACCATGTATCCGCGTCTGATTGCGGAGAAGATTCATGCATG CTTCTGGAGCAATCATCCAGGACTAATTTTCGGAGTTCTTGGATGGTGGGGAACTCTAGGAAATGCATTTGGTGTGACAAGTATTCCAGGGATGAGTTCTGGAATCACATTGCCACAAGCACTCTCCAACACAAGAAAAGATGGAATTGGAGCACTCCTTAGGGAAGGTACTGCTTCATACCTCAACTCTCTTGTCAACCACAAATTTCCATACACAACCTCCCAAGTCAGAGACCAATTTGCCGCCTCAATCACCTCCAACAAGGCGGCCGCCGCCCAGGCGCAGCTCTTCAAGATGGCCAACGAAGGCCGAACGAAGCCTAATTTCTAA